The Pantoea vagans genome contains the following window.
CCAGCGTAGGCAGTAACCAGACGCTGAAAGTAGCGGTGATGAACTGCAAATAGGCGTCAGAAATACTGGTGACGCCCTGCCACAACCCCACTTGCGCCCATCCCTGCTGTTGCGCCAGCAAATTACGCATCATTACCCATGCCACCGGTAAGGTGACCGAGGTGATCAGCGCCATCAGGGTAAACTTCGCCAGATTCCGCGCCAGCTCAGGCTGCCACGTCGGTTTGAGCCAGCGCAGTGGCAGCACCTGTTGATGACGCCGCAGCATCAGCAGTGCCGGGAACACCAGCAGTGCCGGAACCAGGGCCACCCCCACCAGCGCACCGGGATAACCGCCAAGCCACCAGCACAGCACATAGCCCAGCACACCCACCAGGCTTCCCGCAATCAGCGCCAGCGCATTGCCGCGCGCATCGCGAAAACCTTTCAGCAACGCCAGTGTCAGATTGGCCCAGGCAATACCGAACTGCAGAAACGCCACAATGCGCACCACATTCGCGTATTGCTCATGGCCAAACAGCGCATGGCTTATCGGCCCTGCTGCCAGCAAAAACACCAGCGCCACCAGAGTGGAAAAGCCCAACACCATGGCTGATGCCGTGCCCGTCACGGCCCGCAGTTGCGCGGGCTGCTGC
Protein-coding sequences here:
- the wzxE gene encoding lipid III flippase WzxE — translated: MSLAKASVWTASSTLVKIVAGLLVVKLLAVSFGPEGIGQAGNFRQLVTVLGVLAGAGIFNGVTTYVAQFQQQPAQLRAVTGTASAMVLGFSTLVALVFLLAAGPISHALFGHEQYANVVRIVAFLQFGIAWANLTLALLKGFRDARGNALALIAGSLVGVLGYVLCWWLGGYPGALVGVALVPALLVFPALLMLRRHQQVLPLRWLKPTWQPELARNLAKFTLMALITSVTLPVAWVMMRNLLAQQQGWAQVGLWQGVTSISDAYLQFITATFSVWLLPTLARLESKPQIAREMGRALRFVLPAVAAASFCVWLLRDVAIWLLFSPQFAAMRDLFVWQLCGDVFKVGAYVFGYLVIAKASLRFYILTEISQFVLLTAFSHWLIPLHGTAGAAQAYMATYVLYFALCCGVFMIYCRKK